The genomic region TACGCCCTGCTCGGAGCCGAAGCGCCGGCCGGCGTCCAGGCCGACGAGCGCTACGCGCCGCCGATGAAGGGGCATTTTTACGACATCGTTCCCTTCTACGCCGACGTGCCGGTGCTCTTGAAGAGCTACCAGCTGGCCCTGCCGGCCAGCAAGAAATTGCAATTCGAGCTGTACAACGGCCAGGCGCGGCACTACGCCCACCTGCAGGGAGACCAGACCGTGTATTTCTGGGAGATGAAAAATATCATGCCGTTCAAGGGCGAGGCCGACATGGTCGACCTTTCCGATGTCGCGCCCAAATTGCTGCTTTCGACCTCGCCCGACTGGCGGGCCAAGTCGTTGTGGTTTTACAAGGTGAACGAGGATTACGGCTCCTTCAGCTTCGACGACGAGATCAAGGCCAAGGTGAACGAGATCGTCCGCGGCGCCAAAAACGACTGGGAAAGGATCTCGCGCCTGACCCACTGGGTGGCCGAGGAGATCCGCTACTCGGGGATTTCCATGGGCCCGGGCGAGGGCTACACCCTGCACAAGGGGACGATGGACTTCCGCGATCGCTGCGGCGTGTGCAAGGACAAGGCGGGCATGCTGATCACCATGCTGCGCGCCGCCGGCTTCGAGTCCTACCCGGCGATGACCATGGCCGGCTCGCGCATCGAGCGCATCCCGGCCGACCAGTTCAACCACTGCGTCACCCTGGTCAAGATCGACGGCAAGTACCATCTCCTCGATCCCACCTGGGTGCCGGGGGTGCGCGAGCTCTGGTCGTCGGCCGAACAGCAGCAGGAATACCTGATGGGCGTGCCCGAGGGGGCCGATCTGCAGTCCACGCCGCTCAGCCCGGCCGAGAAGCACTTCATCCGCTATCGACTGGATTCGGTCATCCACGCTGATGGCTCATTAAAAGGGCGCATTGAGGTGACAGCCGAAGGCCAATCCGATTCTGGCTTGCGCCGGATATTCAGCCGCTACCCGATCACCCAGTGGCCGGCCGAGTTACAGAAAGAATTTTTCCGTCTGCACCCTGAAGTGCGCATAACCAATCTCGAATTTCCCGATCCCTATGACATATCAAAGCCCATGCGCGTGGCTTTCAGGATTGAGATCAACAGTTATTTGAAAAAAGGGGAATCGGCTGTCCATGTCAGGCCGCTGACTGCCTTTTTGCCCTTCCAGAGCGTTCTGGCTTTTCTGCGCCTGGACACAACCTTGACCGAGAGGAAATATCCTTTCCGCCTG from Candidatus Aminicenantes bacterium harbors:
- a CDS encoding DUF3857 and transglutaminase domain-containing protein, which codes for MRKTLRLVCLLLLIVLPALGQEDLPKALAGAGEAKDFPGAPYLVVFDRSSVRVEESGLSHVDKEVLYKVLNAEGAKTLQSLTFGYDPLSAYVEVKEMKVLRAGGAIESVPLTAVRDYPAPARAIYWGAREIIIPAGRLEAGDGVWVKTSQKGFTYALLGAEAPAGVQADERYAPPMKGHFYDIVPFYADVPVLLKSYQLALPASKKLQFELYNGQARHYAHLQGDQTVYFWEMKNIMPFKGEADMVDLSDVAPKLLLSTSPDWRAKSLWFYKVNEDYGSFSFDDEIKAKVNEIVRGAKNDWERISRLTHWVAEEIRYSGISMGPGEGYTLHKGTMDFRDRCGVCKDKAGMLITMLRAAGFESYPAMTMAGSRIERIPADQFNHCVTLVKIDGKYHLLDPTWVPGVRELWSSAEQQQEYLMGVPEGADLQSTPLSPAEKHFIRYRLDSVIHADGSLKGRIEVTAEGQSDSGLRRIFSRYPITQWPAELQKEFFRLHPEVRITNLEFPDPYDISKPMRVAFRIEINSYLKKGESAVHVRPLTAFLPFQSVLAFLRLDTTLTERKYPFRL